A window of the Arachis duranensis cultivar V14167 chromosome 5, aradu.V14167.gnm2.J7QH, whole genome shotgun sequence genome harbors these coding sequences:
- the LOC107488833 gene encoding zinc finger BED domain-containing protein RICESLEEPER 3-like, protein MDTATTNEGTTNSTSGVRKRKLTSEVWNHFKIVEIKGKLKAECNYSKSKLLGDPKQGTSHLRDHFKSCKLRTTRNIRQCMMKTTPTTSGETVVVGAYNFDQENARKELSVMVCLHEYPLSIVDHIEFRRFCNALQPLFKVITHNTLKSDILKF, encoded by the coding sequence ATGGATACCGCAACTACTAATGAAGGAACGACAAACTCTACAAGTGGTGTTCGAAAGAGGAAGTTAACCTCCGAAGTGTGGAATCACTTCAAGATTGTGGAAATCAAGGGAAAATTAAAGGCTGAATGCAATTATTCCAAATCGAAGCTACTTGGTGACCCAAAACAAGGCACTTCGCACTTACGTGATCACTTCAAAAGCTGCAAGCTCCGCACCACTAGAAATATAAGACAATGTATGATGAAGACAACTCCAACAACTAGTGGGGAAACAGTTGTGGTTGGTGCATATAACTTTGACcaagaaaatgcaagaaaagaGTTATCAGTTATGGTTTGTCTTCATGAGTATCCGCTATCTATTGTGGATCACATTGAGTTTCGACGATTTTGCAATGCTTTGCAACCTCTCTTCAAGGTGATTACTCACAACACTTTAAAGAGTGACATCTTGAAGTTCTAG